The stretch of DNA TCCCCTGCTCCACTGCCCATGATGTCCAAGAAAACCAGAGGCCGCACCTTCATAGTGGTGTGTCTAAGGGAATACCAAAGGCCTTTCCAGGTCCCCCACACCACACCATTGTCGTGCTGGCCCTTGTACTTCCCTGTGCGGTAATACTTCCCATTTAGGTTGGCTGCATGACATCTGTAGATAAAAGGTTAATATACAATGTCTAGGATGTTACATTTCCCAAAAGACAAATTCAAGTGATTAAACCTTTGTGTATTTTTAAAGCATTTGTGTTCTAAACTCATCTTTCTTTTACAATATATTGGAAAGAACTGTCCTTAGCTTGACCAGTATGAGTCTTCCCAGGGTTCAATAAGCAAAACAAAACCCAGTACAGAAACTCAAACAGTATTTCCAGAGAAGTAGTTTGTGCAAAATCAAGCAGAAGAAAGATACATTTATTTGAAAGGTCTCACCTGTTGAACCACCAACCTGCCTTATTTTCCTGAGCACAGTTGCCCTGAAGATAGCGGTCATTGTCCTGTCAATGACCACCATCAGTGTTATCACAGTCATCATTTGCACATACTGAATAATCCTGCAGTTATTAGCATCATAAATCGTATAATGGTAAAAAGGGATAGATGACTAACATGATCTCTGGTGCTGAACTGCATTCCGCTGAGGCAAGCAGACCACTGCTCTACCATCCCACCTCCACCAGTCAGAGCATCTCCAGCTCGCCCACTATACAGCCCATACTGGAGACGGTACTTGTTCTGAAATAGACAATTGAGCAAGTGATGCTTCTTGAGAATCCCAATGACTTCTGAGACCCCAGAAACAGAATGGTAAAATTGTCTTACGGCCTCATCAGTGATCCTGAAGTTCTCGTAAAATGAATAACTTCTCTGGCCATCCCAGTCCATTAGATCTATCTTCACCAGGTTCTTACCTTCAGGGCAAAGATATATAGGCAACAAATGAGAGAAAAGCAGCCAACCAACCAGACAATTTAGATAGCCTACTGTAAGAAAAGaccattttaaaaaataaaactgatttTAACCATTTCTGACCTTCTGAAAGAAGTGAATACATGTGCTCATTCCCCAACCAAAACTCATCATTCCACAGTTTGAAGTCACCAAAGCCATCTCTGTAGTCCACCCAGTCTCTAAAAAGAGAATTGTGCAGATCTTTTACCTCACATAAACAGCTGTAAGCTCGATCAACACCTACACTGTCACGCAATGCTGGGTTTTGCGATGATTTTGGGACTTCATTTTCTCATGTGGGCTGCTTTCTCTGCTCAAATACCTGTTGAAGTCAACTTTTCCATGCCGACGTTTCTGAAACACTGTCcatcctcctccatcctccatgTCACAGTAAACCAAAAAGGGCTCCTGGTGTAATTTGGGCCTGATGCGGTAGAAACCGCTTGGTGATCTCAGTCTGTCAAACAGCTCAGAACAGTCTGTGAAAATAGCATTAAAAAGGCCGTAAAGAATGATGATTATCATCCTTACCATTGTCAGCCTGTTATCGTGAACATATGTcagaaaagttaagcactgtaattcgtatgatttacacgttgttgtttttttcctgctgCGTGTGCaccattgactgctgctgtaagAACGCGGCTGGGCACTTAAAAGCCAGGGAGCAGAAttcgcttcccggggaaaacaatttaaaggcatactatgtacgcgagctgtagttccaatgagacaacctgtagggggaccgaagagggaaaagttgcatagtatgcctttaagacTTTTCCCCcgggaaatgcgtgttccttgggaggGTAACAAtacaaaccacgatcttttcctaaacttaactagtcgttttggtgcaaaactaaacTTTTGTCGACGCATAACGCTCtctttttcttgcctaaacttaaccgtaatcTTCGCCGAAATGACAGGTGTCGTTCCAAGGTAGGATACTTATCCCGGGAGCTCGCGTGCACTCAGAGAAGCAGAGTTTAACTGCTGCACTTCGAATTCACCTCTTAAATGGAACAAATAGCGACGTGGAAGACTTGACAGGGTTTTCCATAGTACCGGTAATAAGAGACTAATTTATCTACATAAATACGTGTATTTGTCTGTTACATTAAGGCGATGTGTGAATTGTTTAATGCGTCGCTTAGTATTGTGGATTAATtgacagtgttttccaaagttcCATATTGACATGCACCTTAGCTACATGTAGGCCGACTGATAGGCCTATCTATGTAACTTGACATCACATGCAGGTTTATGAACAATAGCTTTTCCTTTAATCTAGGCTACCTCCATCTGTCCATTCTCTGCGGGTGTGGTCTGACAAGGATGCCTCGTCTTTGCTAACCCGTCCCTCCCTGCCCTCTAACatgatttctgttttaatttaatttagtttaatatgGTCACCTGTCTACCATATaagttacagaggggatacacattatatcaggccgtttttttcacctgatataatgtgtatcccctcccctgacatgcaaagggtctgtcctatcatgtgtgttattttctgtttaccaggtcacaataaacaacatgagataatatggagatgtctgctTTTTTTACTAACAAAAGTTACATATGTTAGGGGAGggtatacacattatatcaggtgaaaaacagcctgatataatgtgtatcccctctgtaactattgctagaaaacagcagacatctccatattatctgAGGTTGTTCACTGTGACCTGGTAAACACAGAAATCTTAGTTATTGCACATCCCAAACTGTAATTCGacttaaaataaacacacagatatGACATGATGTAAGCTTTTCTTACCTCTGTCATGGACAATCAAACTGCCTGCTGGTGGAAGTGGTTTCATCAGTGTCAGATCATGACTGTCTAATGTCCCACTGCTGTTGTGGTTTACACTGGGGGGTGCATCAGTTTCAGGTTTAGTATTAGATAAAGCAGGTTGAAATGGCCGGAAGTGCATTTGCAAGTGCTCAACCTGCCAAGTCCCGATCAAAAGTTTATTCTCCAGTTTTCTTATGCTGCGTTTGAGAGCTGCAACCTCTGGCCCGCATGATTCCTCTGCCTTCAATGAGGAAAACCAATGTTATACATGAAATGTCTACCCATTGTAGTACTATGCCGGTACACAGATAGGGGCCAGCCAAAGGATAGCTGGCCGCATCTGCAGGCATCTAAACAGATTTTCACTCTGGACACTCTAGGAATGACAGTTATTTAAAAGCCTGACTCTGATTTGTGCTTTTTGAACCatatgttttacattttcaatgaTACAATAACTAAGATCCTGAAGCCCTTAAAGAGTAGGATAAGGTACTTACTGACACCGGTGTAGAAGAGGCCATGGTTGGGCACACCAGAGCCAGCAACAGCAACACTGGCATGACTTCTAGGAAGAAGTCTCTTGCTGCAATATCAGTCTGAAATTATAAACACAATATAATTAAGATTAAAGAATAAACAGATACTACAATTCTTCAAACTTTCTTCAAAATCTCTGCACCACCAGCCTACCTTCATTTCACGGTGCTTCTGCTTGTTTTTGCCAGGTGCAGTGTTCTTTTCCTCTGAAAATGTGTCAGTATTATTTATAGACTGGGCTGGTTCTGCATGGTCCATATTAGAGGATCCAGACTCGACAACCTTGCCAAACAATGAACGTTTGAGCCAGTTTGATGTACTGACAAAGTAATGTCcttcttatttttttctccttttttggtAAATAAAATCATTCTAAAATGTGCATATTATTTTCCTTAAATTAATGGTTTATGTTCATTGTACTCCCAAAGGACATATGGTGTCTTCAATAAACAGAAATCAATTTGACCCTTCAGTTGAACATGTGGGTAAACAACCCTTCAAAATTCAACCATGAAGTGATAACTGAGAAAGTGGACGTTCTTGTAGTTAACACTATAAATTTAGTAGTTGCTTATATGATAGAACAGAGATAATCACTGTATGGAAAGAGAATGCAAATGCAAAACAATCCAGGGGTTGCCCTTGCAGTAGTTACAGCAAAGTTAGAGTAGCCTGCACGGAAAAGGGATTTGGGAAAGGATGTTGATTAAACATGTCTTTAAATGTATCCAACCAACAGCCAAAATCCACAATGATTTGAAACAAAGCAGCAAATCCACTTTGTGCTGTGGATATAGCTCCCTCTTGTGTTAGTTTGTAGTCGGTGGTAAAAAACTGTTTTAAACAACAcggtttaaatattttttattgaaaagacACACATATCAAATCTACATTTTTACTGCGTCATTAAAAAACGAAATTAATGACTGTGATAGTCTAATGATATGTCTTCAACCATGACTTtaggcaattaaaaaaaaaaaaacgttttaataaacaatatttattgttattatatattgATCTACTTTGGTCTTCAGCATCTTTTATACTTTAATTCAGCCTTTCCCTTTGTTTTGCCAAACGTTTTATAATGGCATGCATTTAACTAAATACAATATAATTTACACACGTTAgttaaacattttacaacaaaaaaGCACTTTCTGTCAATTTTTTTGCCATTATACCATTATACCTTGTAACAGAATAGGGCTTTTTGAGAATGCGcaacaattaaaaacagatgttacagagaggagggagatggGAGAGAGCAGTAGAAGCCGGTTGGCTGACATTTTAATGCGACTACTagcactgtttaaaaaaagctttCTACAGACTAAGTCAGTTTTCGTGTGAAGTGGTTCTGATAAGAAAGATGAGTAAAGAGTAGCGAGGAAAAAGAGGGCAGAGTTTTTTTCACTGAGCTCCAGGAAGTCCGAAACTCCTACGCTTGCAAAAAACGAAGAGGAAtagtgaatgaaaaaaaaaatctacccgGTTAACCTTTGAACCGTCTTCCTTTGTCCTCACAAGAAGAAGTCACAAGACAAACTCCCGTATAATTTCACGAATGACAGTCCTAACGGTAAGCAGGCGCTGAGAGTTTAGATTAGAGTTTTTGGGGCTAATTTGGTTTCAACGGGGAAACAACCAGTCcaaggagaggaagagactgCGGGAAGGTGCTTGGCCCAGAGGAGCTGAAAAGCGGGTGGTTTGTGTTGTTGAATCTAGCtggttgttttcatttttcctaTAGGCAATAATGCATTCTGGATACTTTTCTTAAGCAACTTGCTAACTACTTCTTGCTTGTTATGCACCAAAGGCAGGAATCAGGAATGCTGTAAACAACTGGATGCTATGGGATAAGTTTTAGGAAGCACTAATGCACCCAGGATGTTGATCATGATTTGTTTGTCTTTCAAAAGGGGGATTTATGTGAAAGAGATGCAGTATTTAATTTCAGTACAGGACACAACGTTTTTGTCCTCTAGCTTGCCTTTccatttttttacattgtaaCTTTGGAGCAACATGCTGAACAAGGGAGTTTTAATCTTTTCACACTCTTGTTTTTAAATGCAGACACTACACGTTAAGAACAAAGCAAGAAGGAAGACACATATATCATGTCCTCTGTCTATTTCAGTCCAGGGTCGGATTCAGGTGTAAATGGGTGAGGAATGTTTCATGTTTGAACTGCTGTTTTATTTGACATGTGAGTGTGGTGGTGTTGTTTTGGAGGGCAGTGGGTCTTTTTAGTCAGCTGTTTTTGTGAAGATCTTATATCGTTTATGTTATCTATCTTGCTATCCTTCTATTAGAAACATTGCAAAAATGGAGGATGCTAAAGTGGAGATTGACGATGGAAAGGATGAGAGTGTGGTACCAGACACTATGTATCAGTAAGTTTATACAGCTTGCACTCCAAACAGTTTTGTGTGCAACACTTTTATTCAGAAGCATATTTACTGGCAGGCATTACTTTCTTTTCTCCTTTGCAGCAATATCCGGAAGAAGATAGCACCTTTTGTTATGTCCTTTGGATTTCGGTGAGTGTGTTAATCTTTTGGAGGACAATGATGGTTAATGGCCTGGTAGTGTTTGACGAGGCTGAAGTTTATCTGTCTTCTCTTCTAGTATATTTGGAGTGATATTGATCCTAGTGGACTTTGTGCTTGTCATTGTGGACTTATCCCTGCCAGCCAAGAGCAGAGAGGTTGGAGATGCCTTAGAGGCCGTGTCCCTCACTATCTCCTTCTTCTTTCTTGCTGACGTTCTCTTGCGGGTCTATGTGGAAGGGTGAGTGAGAAAGGAAGGCCTTGCATGCAGTTGGGTAGTAGTATAGCCACTTTTAAATCTTACCTTTGTGAAGCTTATGTTAattatttgctgaaactgtgtCAGAAGGGGGTTCATTCAGGCACTAGTTTGTGGTTTTGCTGTAGTAGATTGCAAAATATTGTAAACTGTACCCAATATTTACATGTAGTCCTAGTTTACCCACACCTTTAGCTTGCTAGTGAATGAAAGAGGACCAGAAATCTTTGAAAGAGTGACACAAACATTCCCGGAGTCCGCTGTCAGCAGAAACCAAAAGTGATTAGCTGTTAAACAGGAAGTTATGAGAGGAAACTGGACAGGAAATGTATGGCATGTATGGGGCTTCTCCTTGGGAAACATAATGACTCAGAGTACTAGCAGTGTCACTGAATAAATACTTTCTACTATAGTAATGTTAGATTTAGGCACATACGTTGCATGATATGGGCAGTTTTTTCAACAGCATGGAAATTCTctcatgttgtgttcaattaacCACATTTTAGGTTCAAAGTTTACTTCAGCTCCAAGCTGAACATCGTAGATGCCTGTGTTGTGGTTATCACGCTGGTGGTGACCATGATCTACACCTTCACTGACCTGTCAGGAGCCAATCTCATCCCCAGGTACCTGCTTTCCCCAGCTAACGGACATGTAATATCACTAGAAATGGCTCAGACTGTTGTGTTGGACATTTGGTCTCTTTGTAAAGTGGATAAAGAATCATAAAAGTACATGGAAGCTTCAAGGACAATTTGAATTTGGGTATAAAGGTTTATGTTATAATAATCCACAAATTGTTGTTCAGTTTAGCCTTCACACACTCATAGTCCACCCACACAGGAGTTTTCACTTATGTTGCCTGATTAGATGTCTTCTCAGGACTGTGAATAATCTGTGCTCAATTTAACTCTTTAATCAACAATTTAACCTCCCTCACTCTCCTGTTAGTTTAGCTGCACCTGTGAGGTGGGACCGTTTACACCTCTGTCCATAGAGTTTGGTGACATCACGTAATTCCCAGCTTTCACCTGgctgtctaatcagccagagtaattaaaacacctgtgtgggcgTGCAGGGCCTTTTAAGACTATTATTACAGTAGTACTTTCACATTTTGGGAATCCTTTAAATACTGCAAAAACAAAGATAATTTGTCCTTTGGGAGCTCTGTTACTATAAATATGTTGCAAGGATTTAGGCAATACAAATGCTATTGCTTCagtgaatttttttatttattcgtTTTGTTTAACCCAGACTGAACAATCAAACTTTGCATTTTGAATATACTtaaaaatatcttttaaaaTACTGATTAATACCATATTAttgttttatactttttaataaatacCTTTTTATAATACTACATTATACCCAATGCCATTACGATGTTTACATTTGTTAATTGATTCATAAGTGCAAATTAATTTTTTCTTTCATCAGGGTGGTGACATTTCTCCGTTTCCTGAGAATAATAATCCTGGTGAGAGTTTTCAGACTGGCAGCTCAGAGGAAAGAGCTGGAGAAGGTCACCAGGAGGATGGTAAGCTCATCACCATGGATGCATTGAAAACGGTGAATAACTAATGTAGTGGTCCACTGGAGTCTCCTGGAGGATTGCAGCTTTGTAGAATTAGGGTTGGCATCAAGAGAGAAGATGTCTTACTACTTCCTAATCATTGACCTGCTATTTTTCTCAGGTTTCTGAGAACAAGCGGCGTTATCAGAAGGATGGATTTGATCTTGACCTTACCTATGTCACAGGTAGTTGTTACATGCTGTGTAATGCAAAACACCCACCATAAATGCATGTCAGAAAATGCATGACTAAAAAATGACACCCTTTAAGAAGTGGAACATTTGTTTACATCTTCTGTAGACCGTGTCATCGCCATGTCTTTCCCCTCCTCCGGGAAGCAGTCATTCTACAGGAATCCAATCAGGGTAAGTCTGACACAACCAGGGTACATGCATTACTAACTTTTGATGGTTTTAATCTAAATACGCTCACCAATTTTACAAttaatctacacacacacacacacacacagacaggtgttTTAACCTATTCCTGCTCTCTTGCTGTACAGGAAGTGGCGAGATTCCTGGACACTAAACACCAAGACCACTATAAAGTTTACAACCTGTGCAGTAAGTTGGCACCTCCTCTTGTCATGTGCACTGCATTCCTTTTTATGTAGAACCACACAAACCATGTCAATGTTATCTTTTGTTTCCAGGTGAGAAAGGCTACGACCCCCAGTTTTTCCACTACAAGGTTGAGCGGGTGTTTATTGATGACCACAACGTCCCCTCGTTGGAGTGAGTAACATTTTCTGTGTAATGTTTTGTTTCACCTCCCCCTTTTGTTCGTAATTATACTGAAGCACTTTGGATTACAGCTACACACCTTTTTTTATTCTAGTAATGGTATCGAAGCATTAGGTTGACATTATTGACACAACCATTAATGCTTGCAAATTACACTTAAAATTCCCTCTGTGCTGTCAACAAAGTTTATCTTATCTAGCGTGTTtgcacagttttttttctagGTGTGTGTAATATTTCCATAAAGTATTATGAACACATACAGAAACAGGATGTATCACTAACTACCATTATGTGTTGTACAGTAGTGTGTCAGGTTATCTCAATGTCTTTATCATTGTGTGTTCTACTATGTGTCTCAGGGACATGCTGAAATACACCGCAAACGTGAGGGAGTGGATGTCCGCTGATCCCAAAAACATCATCGCTATTCACTGTAAAGGAGGGAAAGGTGATGCCCAAGATCCTGACTTGTTTCATTATCATTTAGGGAATTATTTGAGTTGAACAAAGACATTAGTTTAGTGTACAGTTGCTGAATGTGTGTAACTTTCACTCTTAGTTTACCCTCTACTGCTCTCTTTCACAGGACGCACAGGTACTATGGTGTGCACCTGGTTTATTGACAGCGACCAGTTTGAGAGCGCACAGGTACATATGAGATTTGGTCAAGGAAGGGTTAATAAATTagcaaaacattttcaaacactTCCTTACATTGATTTCTGTTTGTCCACCAGGACAGTCTGGAGTATTTTGGTGAGAGGAGGACAGACAAGAGTCGGAGCTCCAAATTTCAGGGAGTGGAGACTCCCTCTCAGGTAAGAACAAGTCACTCAGGGGCCAAACTGACTGACTATTTTTTGAATAGAGGCATTTATTTAgaacttattttttttcccatcttAGGACTTTGTGTAGAATTTGAAAAAAGTCTGACTGGCACCTTCCAGTGGTAGTATGACAAATTAAACAATGGCAGACAAGGGGTTTAAGCAACACATAGACAagactcactttttttttttcaaacaagaAGTTATGCCATCAACATCAAAGTAGTTTAAGAAGATTCTACAATTCCTAGCAGTCTCATCATTTAccatatatagtgtatatcatatttatttgtattatgtACAGCACGTACAGTGTACACACTTGCTATACGCTCATGATTACTCTGGAGAGTTTAAGTTTGAATAGGTTGTCAATATAGAAAAGTTTACCTAATAAAACCTGGGACACTGAGTCACTGGGTAAAGATGTTTtagctctgctgtgtgtgtgatccacAGAGCCGGTATGTGGGGTACTACGAGATCATGAAGGACAAGTTCAATAGACAGCTGCCTCCACCTCAAAGCCTCCGGATCAAGAGCATCCGCATCCACTCCATAGCAGGTAGAACCCATCTAACCAGCTGGGCACTCCCAACACATAACTTCATCCTTTACATATCTCTTGTGCCTGTGGTATTATGTATATCTGCTTCCCCCCTATcccattattatttcatgtatatcgtatcctattatttcatgtatattctgtatgtgtgctgtgcgtctgatattttgctctctctctctctctctctctctctctctctctctctctctctctctctctctctctctctctctctctctctctctctccctcccaggtGTGGGTAAAGGTGATGGTAGTGATCTCAAGGTGAAGATAATTATGAAGAAAGAGCTGGtatttcaatgtgtgtgtgccaaACAGGAGAACTGTACAGTaagtctcactcacacactcggCACAGCATGCACTCATTAGGTCATACGGATTCATTGGttgaatgtgtgattgtgttttttttgttgttttttttagctgtttCCGGATGTGGGTGCTAATGCAGCAGTCATCAGCCTACAGAATGGGCCTGTGGTCGAAGGGGATGTGAAGGTCATGTTTGAATCAAGTGCAGTGAGTGTTTGCATTTACACCTTCAAACTGCATATGTACAGTAAGTAAAGCTGGTGTTTAGCTGGAGTGTCCTATGATTCACTTTATCTTTTGGTTTAATCATTCCCCTCAGGGTCTTCCAAAAGGATACGAAGATGTTCCGTTCTATTTCTGGTTCAATACCTCCTTCATAGAGGACAACAAGTATGTTTCCGATGCAATCATTTATTTAGCTCCTGATTCAAACTGTTCATATTTTGTGTTGCCGACTGTGAACTCATTCAAACTCAACACATTCCCTCTTAACTCTCAACAGGCTGTTTCTACCCAGAGAGGAGCTGGACAACCCACACAAACCAAAGACCTGGGACCTGTACAAGGAGGACTTTGGTGTCACTATGTTCTTCTCAGAACCATAATAAAAGTCGTTTAGAAAGATGAAGAGGATCAAATGGCTTGTTACAGTTGTGCTTTTAATGGTGAGCAGAAATCAGTAGATTGAACACACTCAAGAAATGAATGAGAGTGCAGTGTTAAAATTGAAGAGAGGCATAAAATGACttatgtttaaaatgtatgaTCTAAAGGGCAGTAGAGTCCTCCACTGAGTCAAATCATGTGGACTGCAGTTTTGCTCTAAAGAGTCGTGTGGGACTCCAACTGAAATTTATAATGGAGATTTAGAGATTACCATTAAACAATGTTATGTCTTCCAGTGAATTAGTGATCTGTATGCATGTGGGGACTCTTTTGGGTGTcttaaaattgaatttaaagaTCTGAAATggagtcagaaaaaaaacatttgcacctGATGAAATTATAATGCTGAAAGCTTGGACTCCATTTGTCTTTGATAGTCCATTTCTTGGGTCTCACTAAAGAGGCGTTTTCATCCGagagacgctgtgattggtgtataggatatggagcaggggactgacagcgacataaccaatcgcactatgacagacgctccacttagcaccaactgcaatgtttaattttaaatgaatgtagcctactggcagtctggcacacatgggtgctcgagctccggagcacccacggtatcggcgcctatgcatGTGCCATGTCTAGCTACTACTAAATGCAGTGGTGAAGGGAATCAGATGGAAATGTCATCAGTGAGGCAACAGTGGAAACCACAGAACAGTTAATAGAATACAGGACAAAACAAATACCTACaaatttttcattttctgcgAGGAGAGAAGGATCCCTTTGATGAGATTGGTGCTTAAGGGATTATTCATctacagtgttgggagtaacgtgttacaaaagtaacgcaattacagtaatgtattcctttttgctgtaacgcagtaatataacgcattactaattaaatttcggtaatattatactcgttacaatctcagtaacgcgagttacaacgcattttaacgcaacatttagtggtgcattggtttctttaagaattcaccaacaccgcgacacatttcttcacatgcaaaaaaaaaaaagccgtattattttcctgtcactgtattcgatggttgagatgactgcagagacaaatacatttgcgagatggatattattttcaggagttattacgctgcgttgaagtgagctgtcctgtttctgttcccgtggtcagagacagaaccagagacggtacagacagcatgtatgtcccaacaggtgacggtacatcagcggctgacagatataaacatgtcgggaattaatgttgaggcttgctacacgtaaatatcattgcatttttatcagccgtggagagtaactatgcctgtagtggaatggcttcgaatgacgaccaaaaacgcttgtcttttactgtga from Sander lucioperca isolate FBNREF2018 chromosome 13, SLUC_FBN_1.2, whole genome shotgun sequence encodes:
- the fgl1b gene encoding fibrinogen like 1B codes for the protein MDHAEPAQSINNTDTFSEEKNTAPGKNKQKHREMKTDIAARDFFLEVMPVLLLLALVCPTMASSTPVSAEESCGPEVAALKRSIRKLENKLLIGTWQVEHLQMHFRPFQPALSNTKPETDAPPSVNHNSSGTLDSHDLTLMKPLPPAGSLIVHDRDCSELFDRLRSPSGFYRIRPKLHQEPFLVYCDMEDGGGWTVFQKRRHGKVDFNRDWVDYRDGFGDFKLWNDEFWLGNEHMYSLLSEGKNLVKIDLMDWDGQRSYSFYENFRITDEANKYRLQYGLYSGRAGDALTGGGGMVEQWSACLSGMQFSTRDHDNDRYLQGNCAQENKAGWWFNRCHAANLNGKYYRTGKYKGQHDNGVVWGTWKGLWYSLRHTTMKVRPLVFLDIMGSGAGEI
- the tpte gene encoding putative tyrosine-protein phosphatase TPTE, coding for MSSVYFSPGSDSGVNGNIAKMEDAKVEIDDGKDESVVPDTMYHNIRKKIAPFVMSFGFRIFGVILILVDFVLVIVDLSLPAKSREVGDALEAVSLTISFFFLADVLLRVYVEGFKVYFSSKLNIVDACVVVITLVVTMIYTFTDLSGANLIPRVVTFLRFLRIIILVRVFRLAAQRKELEKVTRRMVSENKRRYQKDGFDLDLTYVTDRVIAMSFPSSGKQSFYRNPIREVARFLDTKHQDHYKVYNLCSEKGYDPQFFHYKVERVFIDDHNVPSLEDMLKYTANVREWMSADPKNIIAIHCKGGKGRTGTMVCTWFIDSDQFESAQDSLEYFGERRTDKSRSSKFQGVETPSQSRYVGYYEIMKDKFNRQLPPPQSLRIKSIRIHSIAGVGKGDGSDLKVKIIMKKELVFQCVCAKQENCTLFPDVGANAAVISLQNGPVVEGDVKVMFESSAGLPKGYEDVPFYFWFNTSFIEDNKLFLPREELDNPHKPKTWDLYKEDFGVTMFFSEP